In Toxotes jaculatrix isolate fToxJac2 chromosome 12, fToxJac2.pri, whole genome shotgun sequence, the following are encoded in one genomic region:
- the wasf3a gene encoding wiskott-Aldrich syndrome protein family member 3: MPLVKRNIEPRHLCHSTVPDGIGNELECVTNNTLSAIIRQLSSLSKHAENVFGELFNEANTFYVRANSLQDRIDRLAVKVTQLDSSVEEVSLQDINMRKAFKSSTVQDQQVLSKGSTPNSVADMYNSSDRPPPLSNLTAYREDSTDAMKFYSDPSYFFDLWKEKMLQDTEDKRKERRRQREQKRCVESGTLQREVKKVRKARNRRQEWNMMAFDKELRPDHQHPQTLRRGASSEGSLSPDGRPDLPDYPVPPLPAHAACNYAKSHDYVPGNAHPSPPVEHEYHSIDVNYKRVTYATAESHTAERMNGSIRPPADYNLVPPPPVPGPPIPSAQTAFGCPLGALPPTPHNGVLHVGPGYALPPVPPPGPRIIPPPPGPPPPPLPPPAAPSHLSGHSESSRAETKPVRDARSDLLSAIRMGIQLKKVQEQQEQQNKREPVGNDVATILSRRIAVEYSDSDDDSELDGNEWSD, from the exons ATGCCTCTGGTCAAGAGAAACATTGAGCCTCGGCACCTGTGCCACAGCACAGTGCCTGATGGAATTGGCAACGAGCTGGAATGTGTAACCAACAACACGCTGTCCGCCATCATCCGCCAGCTCAGTAGTCTGA GTAAACATGCAGAAAATGTATTTGGGGAGCTTTTTAATGAAGCCAACACCTTTTATGTGCGTGCAAACTCTCTCCAGGACCGTATCGACCGCTTGGCCGTCAAGGTCACCCAGCTGGACTCCAGCGTGGAGGAGG TCTCTCTTCAGGACATAAACATGAGGAAGGCATTCAAAAGTTCTACTGTCCAGGATCAGCAGGTTTTGTCCAAGGGCAGTACACCGAACTCGGTGGCTGACATGTACAACAGCAGTGACAGGCCCCCTCCCCTCAGCAATCTCACAGCCTACAG AGAGGATTCCACTGATGCGATGAAATTCTACTCAGACCCATCGTACTTTTTTGACTTGTGGAAGGAGAAAATGCTTcaggacacagaggacaagaggaaagaaaggaggaggcaAAGG GAGCAGAAGCGATGTGTGGAAAGCGGCACTCTTCAGCGAGAGGTGAAGAAGGTGAGAAAGGCCCGAAACCGCAGGCAAGAGTGGAACATGATGGCCTTCGATAAAGAGCTTCGCCCAGACCACCAGCATCCGCAGACTCTACGGCGAGGGGCATCGTCTGAAGGCTCCCTCTCCCCGGATGGCAG GCCTGACCTCCCAGACTACCCCGTCCCTCCACTGCCTGCCCACGCTGCTTGTAACTATGCCAAATCTCATGATTACGTCCCCGGGAACGCACACCCCTCACCACCTGTGGAGCATGAATACCACAGCATTGATGTCAACTACAAGAGAGTAACCTACGCCACAGCAGAGTCTCACACTGCAGAACGAATGAACGGTTCAATACGTCCACCTGCAGATTACAA CTTGGTTCCTCCACCTCCCGTCCCGGGCCCACCCATCCCGTCGGCACAAACAGCCTTTGGATGTCCTCTGGGTGCACTACCACCGACACCACATAATGGAGTTTTGCATGTAGGCCCAGGTTACGCACTCCCACCTGTGCCTCCGCCAGGACCTCGCATCATCCCTCCTCCCCCAGGTCCCCCACCTCCGCCTCTCCCTCCCCCAGCTGCACCCTCACACCTATCAGGAcacagtgaaagcagcagagctgaGACTAAACCTGTGAGAGATGCAAGAAGTGACCTGTTGTCCGCCATTCGCATGG GCATCCAGCTGAAGAAAGTCcaagagcagcaggagcagcagaacaAGCGGGAGCCAGTGGGGAACGACGTGGCCACCATCCTGTCCCGACGCATTGCTGTGGAGTACAGCGACTCTGACGACGACTCGGAGTTGGACGGAAATGAGTGGTCAGACTGA
- the LOC121191171 gene encoding V-type proton ATPase catalytic subunit A-like, translating to MDTSKLPRIQDEERESQFGYVHGVSGPVVTATAMAGAAMYELVRVGHSELVGEIIRLEGDMATIQVYEETSGVSVGDPVLRTGKPLSVELGPGIMGSIFDGIQRPLKDINDLTQSIYIPRGVNIGALNRDIKWEFSPGQNLRAGSHVTGGDMYGMVHENSLIKHKLMLPPRSRGTVTYLAPPGHYDISDVVLELEFEGVKEKFTMVQVWPVRQVRPVTEKLPANHPLLTGQRVLDALFPCVQGGTTAIPGAFGCGKTVISQSLSKYSNSDVIIYVGCGERGNEMSEVLRDFPELTMEVDGKVESIMKRTALVANTSNMPVAAREASIYTGITLSEYFRDMGYNVSMMADSTSRWAEALREISGRLAEMPADSGYPAYLGARLASFYERAGRVKCLGNPEREGSVSIVGAVSPPGGDFSDPVTSATLGIVQVFWGLDKKLAQRKHFPSVNWLISYSKYTRALDEYYDKHFPEFVPLRTKAKEILQEEEDLAEIVQLVGKASLAETDKITLEVAKLIKDDFLQQNGYTPYDRFCPFYKTVGILSNMIAFYDMARHAVESTAQSDNKITWAMIREHMGEILYKISSMKFKDPVKDGEAKIKADYAQLLEDMQNAFRTLEE from the exons ATGGACACCTCAAAACTTCCTAGGATCCAGGATGAGGAGCGAGAAAGCCAGTTTGGATATGTACATGGGGTGTCTGGGCCAG TGGTGACAGCTACTGCGATGGCAGGAGCAGCCATGTACGAGCTGGTTCGTGTCGGTCACAGTGAGCTAGTTGGAGAAATCATCCGTTTAGAGGGAGACATGGCAACTATTCAGGTCTATGAGGAGACTT CCGGTGTGTCTGTTGGTGACCCCGTCCTTCGAACGGGAAAACCCCTCTCTGTAGAGCTGGGACCAGGAATCATGGGCTCCATCTTTGACGGTATCCAGCGTCCACTAAAAGACATCAATGACCTCACTCAAAGTATCTATATCCCTAGAGGAGTAAATATTGGTGCTCTTAACAGAGACATCAAATGGGAGTTTTCCCCCGGCCAGAATCTTCGg GCTGGCAGTCACGTCACAGGTGGTGATATGTACGGCATGGTGCATGAAAACTCCTTAATCAAGCACAAGCTGATGCTTCCACCTCGCAGCAGAGGCACCGTCACCTACCTGGCTCCTCCTGGACACTACGACatttct GATGTGGTCCTGGAGCTTGAATTTGAAGGCGTGAAGGAGAAGTTCACCATGGTGCAGGTGTGGCCAGTACGACAAGTCCGCCCAGTAACAGAGAAACTACCAGCTAATCATCCGCTGCTGACTGGTCAAAGAGTTCTGGATGCACTTTTCCC TTGCGTGCAGGGTGGCACCACTGCTATACCAGGAGCCTTCGGATGCGGAAAGACGGTGATCTCTCAGTCCTTGTCGAAGTATTCCAACAGTGACGTCATCATCTACGTCGGCTGCGGAGAGCGTGGAAACGAGATGTCTGAAGTGCTGAGGGATTTCCCCGAG CTTACTATGGAGGTCGATGGCAAGGTTGAGAGCATCATGAAGAGAACAGCACTGGTTGCTAATACATCCAACATGCCTGTGGCTGCCAGAGAGGCTTCCATCTATACAG GTATCACATTGTCAGAATACTTCCGAGATATGGGTTACAATGTGAGCATGATGGCTGACTCGACTTCTCGATGGGCTGAGGCTCTGAGAGAAATCTCTGGAAGATTGGCTGAAATGCCTGCTG ACAGCGGCTACCCTGCTTACCTGGGTGCCAGACTCGCCTCCTTCTACGAGCGCGCTGGACGTGTGAAGTGCCTGGGAAATCCAGAAAGAGAAGGCAGCGTCAGCATCGTAGGAGC TGTGTCGCCACCTGGTGGAGACTTCTCAGATCCTGTCACTTCAGCCACACTGGGAATTGTTCAG GTGTTCTGGGGCTTGGACAAAAAGTTGGCTCAGAGAAAACACTTCCCTTCTGTAAACTGGCTGATTAGCTACAGCAAGTACACCCGAGCTCTGGATGAATATTATGACAAACATTTCCCTGAGTTTGTTCCTCTCCGTACAAAAGCCAAAGAGATtctacaggaggaggaggacctgGCTGAAATTGTGCAGCTTGTAGGCAAG gcctCCCTTGCTGAAACTGACAAGATCACTTTAGAAGTTGCTAAGCTCATTAAGGATGACTTCCTGCAGCAGAACGGCTATACCCCCTAcgacag GTTCTGCCCTTTCTACAAAACTGTTGGCATCCTCTCGAACATGATTGCTTTCTACGACATGGCCCGGCACGCGGTGGAGTCCACTGCACAGAGCGACAACAAAATCACCTGGGCCATGATCAGGGAGCACATGGGAGAGATCCTGTACAAGATCAGCTCCATGAAGTTCAAG GACCCTGTGAAAGATGGCGAGGCTAAGATCAAAGCAGACTACgcccagctgctggaggacatGCAGAACGCCTTCCGGACCCTGGAGGAATGA
- the LOC121191244 gene encoding palmitoyltransferase ZDHHC23-A-like, whose translation MQWEKLKPPEPDDPMCCCECDFYQYGCCCDCEDLDEAFNRWLKDKPPTSGCQFPVLGAMIENLEISMIPALVLLPLLLRVAALHYLLGIIILTALPGLVLWYYYATHRKKRRTLFFLTLALYSLAYMYYLFITEILPLGDVSHLQVCTVTTGMILTICLLIHTKRGPGFVTPSLLEAHSRSQEANKDSTYLNGPIQSSAASSSTATAAELQTTKEALTAKWSQCPVCKIMRPPRAGHCRTCGSCVQRLDHHCVWINSCVGQANHRSFLLTLSVFVLTSLYGISLVLCSLCPRQYLMTALLYCPGVYSQSSTALCFTCAWYSSIVTGGLLYILVAQVLNISFNVTEREAQLALRNKTGQIRLWGLVIDTGEYSRGFYQNWVEFLTMTDASMAGKWYLIGFATNAQWFVSRRASMKMGTTMFTPTADGDLDMSYASLTSDGTCWRMNNLARKTDVPGKFTYTSERWRNENDMRVVDVKYDEYALIQTIKTKGGEITVVNKLYGRGTDLSADLLEKFRQFSLEAGILPENVAFLPKNAECPAA comes from the exons ATGCAATGGGAGAAGTTAAAGCCTCCAGAGCCAGATGATCCTATGTGTTGCTGTGAGTGTGATTTCTACCAGTACGGATGTTGCTGTGACTGTGAAGATCTGGATGAAGCCTTTAACAG GTGGCTCAAAGACAAACCACCTACAAGTGGATGTCAGTTTCCTGTTCTTGGGGCCATGATTGAGAACCTAGAGATCTCCATGATCCCGGCCCTGGTGCTGCTACCTCTCCTCCTCCGGGTTGCAGCACTGCACTACCTGCTGGGCATCATCATTCTGACAGCTCTGCCAGGCTTGGTCCTCTGGTACTACTACGCCACGCACCGAAAAAAGAGACGcaccctcttcttcctcactctTGCGCTCTACTCTCTGGCCTATATGTATTACCTCTTCATCACAGAGATTTTACCTCTCGGGGACGTCAGCCACCTGCAGGTGTGCACTGTGACCACTGGGATGATTCTGACCATCTGCTTGCTTATTCACACCAAGAGAGGCCCAGGATTTGTAACCCCTTCCCTACTTGAAGCACACAGCAGGAGTCAGGAGGCAAACAAAGACTCTACATACCTTAACGGACCTATCCAGTCatcagcagcctcctcctcaaCAGCGACTGCAGCAGAGTTGCAGACAACAAAAGAGGCCCTGACAGCAAAATGGAGCCAGTGTCCTGTGTGCAAAATAATGCGACCCCCGCGGGCAGGACACTGTCGAACCTGTGGCTCCTGCGTCCAGCGTCTGGATCACCACTGCGTCTG GATAAACAGCTGTGTTGGACAGGCGAACCACCGCAGCTTTCTGCTTACCCTCTCTGTGTTCGTGCTGACTTCTCTGTACGGGATCAGTTTGGTGCTTTGCAGCCTCTGCCCTCGACAGTATCTGATGACGGCTCTCCTCTACTGCCCCGGCGTCTACAGTCAGTCCAG CACAGCACTTTGCTTCACCTGTGCTTGGTACAGCAGCATTGTCACAGGTGGATTGCTTTACATCTTAGTGGCACAAGTTCTTAATATCAGCTTCAATGTGACGGAGCGGGAGGCTCAGCTGGCTCTGAGGAACAAAACGGGCCAGATCCGCCTGTGGGGACTCGTCATCGACACAGGAGAGTATTCACGTGGCTTCTATCAGAACTGGGTTGAGTTCCTCACCATGACAGATGCCTCG atGGCTGGGAAGTGGTACCTGATTGGATTTGCCACTAACGCCCAGTGGTTCGTCAGCCGCAGAGCCAGCATGAAGATGGGCACGACCATGTTCACCCCAACTGCCGATGGGGACCTGGACATGTCATACGCCAGTCTCAc ctctgatggCACTTGTTGGAGAATGAACAACCTGGCAAGGAAGACTGACGTGCCTGGGAAGTTCACATACACCAGTGAGC GCTGGAGGAATGAGAATGACATGCGCGTGGTTGATGTGAAGTATGACGAGTACGCTCTGATTCAAACCATCAAGACCAAGGGGGGTGAAATCACCGTTGTCAACAAACTATATG GCCGCGGAACGGACCTCAGTGCTGATCTGCTGGAGAAGTTCAGGCAGTTTTCCTTGGAGGCTGGCATCCTGCCTGAAAACGTGGCTTTCCTTCCAAAAAATG CCGAGTGCCCAGCTGCTTAG